Genomic window (Gemmatimonadota bacterium):
GCCGCTCCCCCAGGCGCGTCAGCAGGTAATAGCGGGCGCGGCGGTTGTTTTCCGACATCCGCCATTCTGCCTTGACCCATCCCTTGCGGAGCATCCGCTGCAGCGCCGGGTAGAGTGACCCCTGATGCACCTTGAAGACATCATTCGAGAGGAGGTCGATGCGCTGACCGATCCCCCAGCCGTGCATTGCGCCGAGGGAGAGGGCCTTGAGCACCAGCAGTTCGAGGGTGCCCTGCAACAGGTCGTTGGGTTCGTCGGCCACCGCTTCCTCCAGATTGTCTGGAGGGAGGATACGCGGCCTTCTCTAGACGGTCAAGAGGACCTCCCGAACTGCCGGACGGCTTCCTTCCCTGTTGCCCGCGCCGCAGGATTCTCAGACGCTGCCAACTTCTTCGCCAGCTTGCCGGCCGCCGCTTTCACGCCCGGCCGCCTGCGCCCGATGGAGCGGAGCGCCCAGCTCACCCCCTTCCGGACGAAGTTCCGCTCGTCGGTCGCGGCCTTCTCGATCAGCGGCAGCGAGGCGATGAAACGCGCATCAGGCGACTCCTTATCGTGGGCGCCGAGACTCGCGAGCAGGGCGAAGCCGGCGCGCTTGACCCATTCATCCTTGCTGCCGGCCCACTTGGCAACCTTGGTCCACGCGTGCGGTGACAGGTCGAAGAGGTGAAAGCAGACCGTGTCGGTGATGCCCCAGTTGTCGAAGTCCTTGCACCAGCGATCCATTTGCGCTGGAGTCAGTTTGTCGGGCTCACCGAGAAAGGCGGCCATCATCCGCGCTTCATACCAGTCGTGCTGCCAGAGCGCGAGCGCCAGCGCATGATTGCGCCCGATCCGCTTCGCCTCCTTCTGCATCACACCGACTGCCACACCAAAGGCCTTCTCCGCCGGCAGGGCGTAGCGTGGCATCGCGTCGCGGGTCTTTTTGGTCCCCTGCTTCCTGAGCCAGGCCACCACCTCGTCGGCCGTAACCGGTGGCACTGGAGCACCCTTGGCACTCGTCTTCTTCACCGTGCGCTTGGTCGCCACGTCGTCCTCCTCAACGAGTGAGAGCCGCCGCCTACTCGTGGCGACTCAAGGGTCAACACCCACACTCGCGTAGTAGCCAGCCACCGCTGCCTGGCCACCCGCCCTGGTGTACAGATCGGACACCCTGCTCTCGATCGCGCTCGCAATCACCTCAGCCACCTGCTCGGCGGTCTGCGAGTTCGGAAACGAACGCGAGTCGGGGCCTCCACCGAGGGCATTGAGGCCGAAGTCGGTCTGGACGATCCCGGGCGAGACCAGCGTGAACTGGATTCCGGGGTGGGTGGCCTGCACTTCTTCCCGAATCGTGGCGGTAAGCGCGTTGAGGAAATGCTTCGCGCCCGAATAGGCCGAGCGGAACATTGCCATTGGAATCCGGCCGAGCATCGACGAGATGTTGATGACCTGCCCGGTGCCACGCTCCATGAAATGAGGCAGCACTTCCTGCATCCCGTAGAGCGCGGACTTGATATTGACCTGCATCACCTGGTCGATGTCCTCGTCGGTCAGTGCCGACGGCACGCGGGTTATCCCCTGCCCCACGTTGTTGATCCAGACGTCGATCTGACCGAAGCGCGCCAGTGCAGTCGCGACCACTCCGCGCACTTCTGCGCGCTTCGTTACATCGGTAACCACCGCGATCGCATCTGCGCCGCATTCGGCCGCCACCGCCTCAAGCTGTTCCCGCCGGCGGGCCACGAGGATGAGCCTCGCCCCGCGCGCGGCAAGGAGTCGGGCCGTGGCCGCTCCGATCCCTCCACTCGCGCCGGTAATTACCACCACTCGCTGGTTCATTTCGCACCACCCTCTGGCTGGTCACGCGCCGGGGCGCACTGCCCTGGCGGACCCCGGAACGGAACCCTGTTCAGCGCGTTTCCGCTATCCCTCCCGGCAGGATAGACTTCCCCTACCTCGCGCCTCACTGCCCCAACTCGGGAACCGCCATGCGACCGACCCCTGCCGAATACAACCCGTACTTTGAACGCTACATCTCCCTCGTCCTCGTCGAAAAAGTGGTTCCGATCCTGGTGAGCCAGGTGACGCCACTGCGGGAATTGCTGCGCAACCTCTCCGATGACCGCGCCGGCTATCGCTACGAACCAGGCAAGTGGAGCGTCCGCGAATCGCTCGGCCACATGATCGATACCGAGCGGGTCTTCGGCTACCGCGCCCTCTGGGCGGCCCGAGGTGCGACCGCCCCGCTCCCAAGCTTCGATCAGGATGCCTTCGGGATCACGGCCCACCACGATAGCTGTTCGATCGGTGAACTGGTCGATGAGTTCACGGCGCTGCGCGAGAGCCACATTCACATGTTCAATCACCTGCCGGTCGAGGCGTGGACGCGCACCACGATTGCTGGCGACCATCCGCTCTCCGTGCGTGCCTCGGCATTCATCATGGCCGGACACGTCATCCACCATACGGCAGTATTCCAGGAGCGCTACGGGCTATGATCACTTTTCTCGGGACCGGGCTGCTCGGCGCGAACTTTGTGCGGGCGCTTCGCCGCCGCAAGGAAGAGGTCCACATCTGGAACCGCACCGCCGGCAAGGCCGAGGCGCTCGCGACTGAGGTCGGCGCGACGGCGTACACCGATCCGGCCGATGCCGTGCGCGGCGCGAGCCGAGTACATCTGGCGGTCTACGACGACGAATCCGTCGATGCGGTGTTGAAGGAGGCGGAAGCCGGGATCGGACCCGACTGCATCATCGTCGATCATACCACGACGTCGCCAGCGCCGACCCTCGCGCGGATCAATGCGTGGGCCGAGCGTGGTATCCGCTTCCAGCACGCCCCAGTCTTCATGGGTCCGCCCAATGCGCTCGCGGGTACCGGGACGATGCTCGCCTCAGGTGACCGCGCGACATTCGACATGGTGGCCCCGGCTCTCGAGCTGATGACCGGGAAGCTGGTCTACCTCGGCGCCGACCCGGTACGCGCTGCGGCGATCAAGCTGATGGGCAACCTCTTTCTGCTGGGGATGACTGCAGGGATCGCGGACATGTTTGCCCTGGGCGATGCGCTCGGTGTTGCCCCCGCGGACGCGACCCAGCTCTTTGAATGGTTCCCGATGGCCACGATGGCACAGGGCCGCGCAGCGAAGATGCGCGGCGGTGATCTCGGCCGCCCCAGCTGGACGCTCGAGATGGCCCGCAAGGACGCCCGGCTGATGATCGAGTCGGCGGAGTCGCACGGCGGGAAACTCGCGATGATCCCCGCAGTCGCCGCCGAGATGGACCGCTGGATCGCTTCGGGACACGGCCAGGATGACTGGATGGTGATCGGTAGCGGGCCGTCGAAGTGACCCGCTCGCGCCGAGATTTCCTTGCGTCGGCGGCGAGTGCAGCGGCATTCGTCGCGCTGCCGACTCGCGCTGCCCGTCCTCAGCCCACAACTGCGGAGCTGCCAATCCTGGGCCGCGGAGACTTCCGGTACACCATGGACCATCACTGGGCCAAGCTGCCTGCCGGGAAAAGGTTTGGTTATACCCACGGCATCGTGGAGGATCGCGCGGGACGCTTCTACATCGCGAACCAGAGTCGTGATGCCATCGCCATCTTCGACGGGCAGGGCAACTTTCTCTCATCGTGGGGCCAGGCGTACGCGAAGGGTGCCCACGGCCTCCGACTCTCGGAGGAAGGCGGTACCGAATACCTCTACCTCGCCAACACCTCGCTGGCCCAGGTGGTCAAGACGACGCTCGATGGCGACGTGGTGTGGCAGGCGGGTCGCCCGTACCTCGCGGGTGTCTACGCCCCGGACCGGGCGTACAGCCCGACGGAATCAGTGGTAGGGCCCAACGGGATGTTGTACGTGGCCGATGGCTATGGCCAGTCGTTGATCCACATCTACGACAGCAAGGACGGCAAGTATCTCGACTCCTTCGGCGGGCGCGGCAGCGAACCGAGCAACCTCAAGCAGCCGCACGGCATCTCGATTGATACTCGGAGCGGAACGCCGCTGTTGCAGGTCTCCGACCGGGGTAACATCCGGATTGTCAACTTCACGCTGGAGGGGAAGTACCTGGGCGAGGTGCTCACCAAGGCCGACCTGCGCTTCCCTTGCACTTCGCTGCATCGCGGCGACCTGATGTACGTCCCCGATCTGTATGCCCGGATTTCAATCTTCGACAAGGGGAACAAGAAAGTCGCCGACCTTGGCGACTATCTCGAAGGGAAACCGTTCCAGTCGGAGGCCGATTTCGGCACGACCTATCCCGACCTGAAGGGATATCCCAACATTCCTCCCGCAAAGCGGTTGCAGGACCACTTCATTTCACCACACGCCCTCTGGGTCGATCGCGCCAGCAACATCTATGTCGTCGAGTGGATCGAGGACGGCCGGGTCACCAAGCTCACCAAGGTGTAAGCCTTACGGCGATTTCGCGAGGTAGGCCGCGCGGATCGCCGATGCCGTCTTGTGCGCCCCGGTGTGACTCCACCCCGGGGGCATCACCAGATACGCAACCTTGTTCTTCAGGCCGGGCGCCTGCTTCACATCGCGCGCCAGCGCAACCAGTTCCCCGAAATAGAAATCGCGGAAACTCCCCACGTCGATCGGGCGAGTCACGCCGTACTCGGGCGGCATCGTGACTTCCTCGTGCTGTAGCGTGCCGAAGGCGCGATCCCAGACATTCAGCAGGTTGCAGAAGTTGGTGTCGATGTAGAGCGGATTGCGCGCGTGGTGCACCCGGTGGTGCGATGGCGTGAGGATGAGCCGGTTGAGCGGACCCAGCCGGCCATCGCGCAGCAGGTGTTCGCCCGCGTGGATGAAGGTCCCCCAGAAGCCGTCAATGAACATGATCAGGAAGAGCAGCGGTGGCGAGACGCCGAGGAGGATGCAGGTCGACGTCCGGACGATGTCGGCGTAGGGCGCCTCGAGGAAGAAGTGCGCCTGGCTGACAAACAGGTTCATCGTCTCCGGCGCATGATGCGTGCTGTGCAGGCACCAGAGCAGCCGGACCTTGTGGGCGAGGTAATGGTAGAAGAAGTGGCCCAGTTCCCAGACGATGTAGCCGTAGATGATCCAGTACCAGGTGATCCGGCTCTGGAAGATGGCGTAGGGCGAGAAGAGCCCGATGCAGAAGGCGAGCGCGGCGATGGAGATGAAGGTGCCGAGCACGCGGTTGAGCACGTAGGTGAAGAAGATCACCTTGTACTCGCGGACCTTGAAGTTCTTCTCGACCAGCGCGCGCACGATCTCGAACACGAGCAGCAGCGGCAGGAGCGGGCCGATCGCGCCGGTGAAGCCGTCCCAGGTCCGCAGTCGGCTGTAATCGTGCGCAGCCGCCATGTCGAGCCAGGATTGCACGCCGAAGAAATTGATGAATTCGTGCCAGATCACGACCAGTGGATGCATTGCCAGACCCTTGAAGAGAGGCGGGAGGCGCGGCTATCGCGAGTCGACCCGGAAGCGGTCGATTCCGACGAACGGGTCACCGAAGGAGCGGTAGATCGATCTGCCGTCGCGCGACACGAGAAAGGCTCGTCCTCCTTCCGGCATCTTGAGGGTGCCGAGTGGCGTGCCGTCGGCGCGGGTCAAGGCGAGGTAGATATCCCACCTCGGATGTTCAGGGTCATCCACTGTTTCGGGCCGGAGTCGTTCGAAAAGCAGTGCGTACCGGCCCTCGCTCAATTCGCCAAAGCCTCGGATCGTGGCCGGGGCGACCCAGGTGCCGGAGGCCTTCACCTCGTGAACGGTGTTGCCCGGCACGAGCGGTTTTCCGAATACGTGCGCCGGGCTCTCCACTAGAGACCAGGTCCCGGGGTTGAAGTGCGCGATCGCGAGCTGTCCGTCGCGGAGGATCGCAGCACGGTAGCCGTTCCCAGTCCGTCCGAATGAAGCGTCTTCCTCGGTCGGGGGGAATTTCTTCTCGAGCAAGGCACCGGACGTGGAATACACCAGGACGGCCGGCGCCTCTTTCCGGAAGACGTACTGGATGAGGTGCAGCCGATCGCCGACCAGTCTGATCTGCGAGACGTAGGGCGACGCGATCGTGAATGACCGTGTGAAGGCACCACCGGCGGCAAAGACGGATATGCGCTGCTGGGCGACGTCGGCGACGAAGAGGTCGCCATTTTTGGCCACGGCGAGACTGACCGGCCGCGAGAACTCACCGGGGCCCTCGCCTTTCCCGTTGCCCATGACGCGTCGCACCGTGCCATCACGATTGAAGACAATGACCTTGGGCGACCGGTTGTCCAGGACGTACAGCGCGCCGTCGGCGCCCTCAGCCAGATCCGCGATATTGCTCAGCATCCCGCCGTCGAGCCGGCGTTGGGCCGGAGTGCTGCCCGCAGGGCCGGCGGGATCTTCCCAGCCGAAGCGTTGCAGCGGGCTCAGGCGAAATTCCTGGGAGGGAAGCGCGGCGGCGCTGCAAGCCAGGAGAGTGAGGGCCAATGAAGCGCCGCGCCGATCTGACACTCTCATTCGGTGGCCTCCGTCTACCAGCGCCACTGAAGCCCACCTTCGATGTTGATCCCCGACAGGTTGAGCGGGATGCCGGGGCGATGCGACAGATCGAACGAGAGGCGATATCCAGCGCGCATTTCCACGCCGACCCCGCCCGCCAGAGAAGCACGCAGGCCACCCGCGAAGATCGCACCGCTCGCAACCCCTGATGCTTTCTCAAATCCGCAACACGAGTCGAATCGATCCTCGAGCGGAACAAGGCTCAGCCCGGCGCCGAGAAAAGGCCGCACTCCCGCAACGACGGCCGGCCGCTCGTTGAGCAGCATCACGTCAAACGGATGCGCCGTCGCACCGTATGCGTTATAGCCCTCATCGCCAAAGCCTCCGACATAGTCGACATATTCCGCCGAGAGACGACTCAGCCGGAACTCGATCCATTCATGAGCTCCGAGCCTGAACCCGAGCGCAGCAGCAGGCGCCGACGTCCCGAACCTCACGCCCCTGCCGCCAACCGAGGCTGAACCAAAGCCCACGTGCACATACCCCTTCGGGAGCTGCGCGCCGACGGGGGTCGTGTACATCAACAACGCCGGAAAGAGGGCGATTCCTGCCACAACACCTTTCACGATTCAGCTCCCGAGGGGGGCAGGCTTCAGTCTGGGGAAAATCACGTGGGCGCGGGGACACGCCCGACAACGACCCCATCGGCGTCGGCCCAGAGCCAGTCACCCGGCTTGAAATGCGCATCGCCAAAGGTGAGCTCTCCGCCTGCCTCTGACGAATCTCCCGACTCGCCGCGCCGCGGCACCGCGCCCAAAGCCCGCAGCCCAACGGCAATATTCGCGGTGAGCCCGGTGTCTCGCACGGCGCCATTTACAATGACGCCGGCCCAGCCGTTCTGCTGGGCAAGCAAGAGCGATCGCTCGCCGACGAGTGCCACGACCAGCGAACCACCGCCATCAACTACCAGCACACGCCCCTCCCCTGGGCCCTCGAGCGCGCGCCGAACCGGCCGGTAGTCCTCGTGCACCGCGAGGGTCGCGATCGGTCCGGCAAACTTCCGGACGCCGCCAAAATCACGCAGCGGTGCGTGCACAATCTGCACCCCTCCCGGATGATCATCGGCGAGGTCAGCGGTGGCCCACTCGGGTTCGGTCACGGATTCAACTCCGTCCATTCGACCAGGTTCACGGCGACACGCCCGCCTGGAACTCGCCGACGAGCCGGAATGGATTGGTGCGGCCTTGAGGCACAGGGGCTCGCTGGATGTTTGCTGGGAAAGGGGTGTCGCGAGTGTTCGACCCGGACACGCAGAATTCTAGCGCCGGGCCATGCTTCTGGTAACCCCGATCGGGGCGTCAGACGTGCCGGATCCACTCCCGGATCACGCCCTCGACCGCCGCACGGCGCGCGGTGAGATCATCGAGGTCCCGCACGGTCAGCAGCGCACGATCCTTCGCGAGCCACTTCAGCAGCTTCTCCGGGTCGGCGATCCGCACGATGGCGCCTTCATGTACCTTCGCCCCGAGGTGGAGCACGATCTGGATCCCCTGACTCGCTCGGACGTTGATAGTCGCGAACCACTCCGAGGTGCGGAAACTCGGCGCGTTCCACTTGATCCCTTCGGCAATCGAGGAATCAACACCGAGCATGATGGTGCGCACGAGATCGAAGGCCGGGGTGTTGCGGTGTTTCAACTCGGCGAGGAAGTCTGTCACTGCGGGAGTGCGGCCGCTCACTGCGGCGGCCCCAGAGGTGGCATACCCGCCGCAGCCCGGTTGCGCGCAACCTGATCGCGGGGGACCAGTGGTGCGGCACAGTCCGTGATCCGGATGATCGACATTCTGGAGGTTTCAGGCCAGGTCAGCTTACTCGTCCGCGGTCCAACGCAAGTCTCACCTTGCTGGAACTGCACCCGGATGGCCATCGTGACGGGGCGTGTCCGCTGGCCCACGCGCAGAGGCGCCAGTCGCCATTTGGACACTGCATGGACCGCTGGCCGCACGAACGCGGTGTTGGTGCTGCTCAGGACCTTGATCGAAGCGCTGTCCACCGCCCCAGCCACGTTGACGACAAAGTTGAGTGCCACCTCGCCTTCGACGCCTGCCGAGCGGAGGACCGGTGGATAGAGCGGCAGCGGATTGGAGTCGTTCCACGCCATGGCGCTCGTCGTGCCGCAACCACTCCGGTTATCACAAATCGGTAGCAGGACGACACCTTGCACCGGCACCGCGCGGGCGCAGCCCGCGACAGCGAACACTCCCAGCAGGATCGGCGCAATCGTTCGCATCACAACCTCCGGCGCACTGAGGCGCCCTTGGGCCAGTAGGCAAACTCCGGCTCATACACTGCGGCCTCGAGATCCACCAGCCGATCGCGCAGGTAGGTCTGCGCATCCGACACCGCCGCGTTGTAGACTGACGGGGCCACTTCCTTGAGGAAGAAATCGAGCAGGAGCCCCGCCTCGATATCACTGAGTTCTGCCTCGATGTTCTCCGAACA
Coding sequences:
- a CDS encoding 6-bladed beta-propeller, with translation MTRSRRDFLASAASAAAFVALPTRAARPQPTTAELPILGRGDFRYTMDHHWAKLPAGKRFGYTHGIVEDRAGRFYIANQSRDAIAIFDGQGNFLSSWGQAYAKGAHGLRLSEEGGTEYLYLANTSLAQVVKTTLDGDVVWQAGRPYLAGVYAPDRAYSPTESVVGPNGMLYVADGYGQSLIHIYDSKDGKYLDSFGGRGSEPSNLKQPHGISIDTRSGTPLLQVSDRGNIRIVNFTLEGKYLGEVLTKADLRFPCTSLHRGDLMYVPDLYARISIFDKGNKKVADLGDYLEGKPFQSEADFGTTYPDLKGYPNIPPAKRLQDHFISPHALWVDRASNIYVVEWIEDGRVTKLTKV
- a CDS encoding PadR family transcriptional regulator, with the translated sequence MADEPNDLLQGTLELLVLKALSLGAMHGWGIGQRIDLLSNDVFKVHQGSLYPALQRMLRKGWVKAEWRMSENNRRARYYLLTRLGERQLAAETSSWQRASGAINEILRVQLAPGGA
- a CDS encoding DUF2164 domain-containing protein, producing the protein MPIALTDDSRKQALASIKRYCSENIEAELSDIEAGLLLDFFLKEVAPSVYNAAVSDAQTYLRDRLVDLEAAVYEPEFAYWPKGASVRRRL
- a CDS encoding DinB family protein yields the protein MRPTPAEYNPYFERYISLVLVEKVVPILVSQVTPLRELLRNLSDDRAGYRYEPGKWSVRESLGHMIDTERVFGYRALWAARGATAPLPSFDQDAFGITAHHDSCSIGELVDEFTALRESHIHMFNHLPVEAWTRTTIAGDHPLSVRASAFIMAGHVIHHTAVFQERYGL
- a CDS encoding NAD(P)-dependent oxidoreductase — its product is MITFLGTGLLGANFVRALRRRKEEVHIWNRTAGKAEALATEVGATAYTDPADAVRGASRVHLAVYDDESVDAVLKEAEAGIGPDCIIVDHTTTSPAPTLARINAWAERGIRFQHAPVFMGPPNALAGTGTMLASGDRATFDMVAPALELMTGKLVYLGADPVRAAAIKLMGNLFLLGMTAGIADMFALGDALGVAPADATQLFEWFPMATMAQGRAAKMRGGDLGRPSWTLEMARKDARLMIESAESHGGKLAMIPAVAAEMDRWIASGHGQDDWMVIGSGPSK
- a CDS encoding SDR family NAD(P)-dependent oxidoreductase, which produces MNQRVVVITGASGGIGAATARLLAARGARLILVARRREQLEAVAAECGADAIAVVTDVTKRAEVRGVVATALARFGQIDVWINNVGQGITRVPSALTDEDIDQVMQVNIKSALYGMQEVLPHFMERGTGQVINISSMLGRIPMAMFRSAYSGAKHFLNALTATIREEVQATHPGIQFTLVSPGIVQTDFGLNALGGGPDSRSFPNSQTAEQVAEVIASAIESRVSDLYTRAGGQAAVAGYYASVGVDP
- a CDS encoding DUF1801 domain-containing protein; this translates as MSGRTPAVTDFLAELKHRNTPAFDLVRTIMLGVDSSIAEGIKWNAPSFRTSEWFATINVRASQGIQIVLHLGAKVHEGAIVRIADPEKLLKWLAKDRALLTVRDLDDLTARRAAVEGVIREWIRHV
- a CDS encoding DNA alkylation repair protein, which gives rise to MATKRTVKKTSAKGAPVPPVTADEVVAWLRKQGTKKTRDAMPRYALPAEKAFGVAVGVMQKEAKRIGRNHALALALWQHDWYEARMMAAFLGEPDKLTPAQMDRWCKDFDNWGITDTVCFHLFDLSPHAWTKVAKWAGSKDEWVKRAGFALLASLGAHDKESPDARFIASLPLIEKAATDERNFVRKGVSWALRSIGRRRPGVKAAAGKLAKKLAASENPAARATGKEAVRQFGRSS
- a CDS encoding TonB family protein; translated protein: MRTIAPILLGVFAVAGCARAVPVQGVVLLPICDNRSGCGTTSAMAWNDSNPLPLYPPVLRSAGVEGEVALNFVVNVAGAVDSASIKVLSSTNTAFVRPAVHAVSKWRLAPLRVGQRTRPVTMAIRVQFQQGETCVGPRTSKLTWPETSRMSIIRITDCAAPLVPRDQVARNRAAAGMPPLGPPQ
- a CDS encoding sterol desaturase family protein, translated to MHPLVVIWHEFINFFGVQSWLDMAAAHDYSRLRTWDGFTGAIGPLLPLLLVFEIVRALVEKNFKVREYKVIFFTYVLNRVLGTFISIAALAFCIGLFSPYAIFQSRITWYWIIYGYIVWELGHFFYHYLAHKVRLLWCLHSTHHAPETMNLFVSQAHFFLEAPYADIVRTSTCILLGVSPPLLFLIMFIDGFWGTFIHAGEHLLRDGRLGPLNRLILTPSHHRVHHARNPLYIDTNFCNLLNVWDRAFGTLQHEEVTMPPEYGVTRPIDVGSFRDFYFGELVALARDVKQAPGLKNKVAYLVMPPGWSHTGAHKTASAIRAAYLAKSP
- the rraA gene encoding ribonuclease E activity regulator RraA, which codes for MTEPEWATADLADDHPGGVQIVHAPLRDFGGVRKFAGPIATLAVHEDYRPVRRALEGPGEGRVLVVDGGGSLVVALVGERSLLLAQQNGWAGVIVNGAVRDTGLTANIAVGLRALGAVPRRGESGDSSEAGGELTFGDAHFKPGDWLWADADGVVVGRVPAPT
- a CDS encoding 6-bladed beta-propeller translates to MRVSDRRGASLALTLLACSAAALPSQEFRLSPLQRFGWEDPAGPAGSTPAQRRLDGGMLSNIADLAEGADGALYVLDNRSPKVIVFNRDGTVRRVMGNGKGEGPGEFSRPVSLAVAKNGDLFVADVAQQRISVFAAGGAFTRSFTIASPYVSQIRLVGDRLHLIQYVFRKEAPAVLVYSTSGALLEKKFPPTEEDASFGRTGNGYRAAILRDGQLAIAHFNPGTWSLVESPAHVFGKPLVPGNTVHEVKASGTWVAPATIRGFGELSEGRYALLFERLRPETVDDPEHPRWDIYLALTRADGTPLGTLKMPEGGRAFLVSRDGRSIYRSFGDPFVGIDRFRVDSR